One genomic region from Candidatus Nitrosopumilus koreensis AR1 encodes:
- a CDS encoding translin family protein has product MTLKNVKPSLNKISKTLEDAQDSREFLLKNTREVVVLCSRAIIAVHKNDIKTGKNNLKKAESLLRKYKKKATGDLRRYLITPEQEFVEAACLIAIVEKKDIPSDKKLSVMPESYVLGLLDCIGELKRRVFDKIRINDIEEATRVFEIMENLYLQLYTFSMYDKVVKEARRKIDVNRILVDDVRAIITEEKRRMELIKTLQKLEK; this is encoded by the coding sequence ATGACACTAAAAAATGTAAAGCCATCATTAAATAAAATTTCAAAAACTTTAGAAGATGCTCAAGATTCAAGAGAATTTTTATTAAAAAACACTAGAGAAGTGGTTGTTCTTTGCAGTAGAGCAATTATTGCTGTCCATAAAAATGACATAAAGACAGGCAAAAATAATCTGAAAAAAGCAGAATCACTCTTAAGAAAATATAAGAAAAAAGCTACAGGAGATCTGAGAAGATATCTAATAACACCAGAACAAGAATTTGTAGAAGCAGCATGTCTAATCGCAATTGTGGAGAAAAAAGACATTCCATCAGATAAAAAATTATCAGTAATGCCTGAATCATATGTTTTAGGACTACTAGATTGTATTGGGGAATTAAAAAGAAGAGTGTTTGATAAGATTAGAATTAATGATATTGAAGAAGCCACAAGAGTTTTTGAAATAATGGAAAATTTGTATCTCCAACTTTATACTTTTTCAATGTACGATAAAGTTGTAAAAGAAGCTAGAAGAAAAATTGATGTAAATAGAATTTTAGTTGATGATGTCAGAGCTATAATTACAGAAGAAAAGAGACGAATGGAACTAATCAAAACCTTACAAAAATTAGAGAAATAA
- a CDS encoding NAD(P)H-hydrate epimerase, whose translation MEITVEQMYNIENKGHDMGFLKKFMMENAGAAAVKKLVEKLGNVESKNILIFVGMGNNGGDGLVMARHLAGYGAKVTVMLLGTPENIKTEESNWNWSILEKMPSVKLMTGGTIDFNFKPDVIVDGILGTGISGEIREPYASAINYINQTNCYKFAVDVPSGLDPQTGETANIYTKCDMTVTFHKMKQGIPKRPDLTGELFAEKIGIPPEAEEGIL comes from the coding sequence ATGGAAATTACTGTTGAACAAATGTACAATATTGAAAATAAAGGTCATGATATGGGATTTTTAAAAAAATTCATGATGGAAAATGCAGGTGCTGCTGCAGTAAAAAAATTAGTTGAAAAACTTGGAAACGTAGAATCAAAAAATATTTTGATTTTTGTAGGGATGGGAAATAATGGGGGTGATGGATTAGTTATGGCCCGACATCTTGCCGGGTATGGCGCTAAAGTTACTGTCATGTTACTTGGAACTCCTGAAAACATCAAAACTGAAGAAAGTAATTGGAACTGGTCTATTTTGGAGAAAATGCCCTCTGTGAAATTAATGACTGGTGGTACAATTGATTTTAATTTTAAACCTGATGTTATTGTTGATGGAATTTTAGGAACTGGGATTTCTGGAGAAATTAGGGAACCATATGCATCTGCAATCAACTACATTAATCAAACAAATTGTTACAAGTTTGCAGTAGATGTTCCTTCTGGCCTAGATCCTCAGACAGGTGAAACTGCCAATATTTACACAAAATGTGATATGACTGTAACATTTCACAAAATGAAACAGGGAATTCCAAAAAGACCCGACTTGACAGGTGAATTGTTTGCAGAAAAAATAGGTATTCCTCCTGAAGCAGAGGAGGGAATTCTATGA
- a CDS encoding MBL fold metallo-hydrolase: MGNEAMAESTKAPIIQHENSELKHDITVKDGDVIEFGNSKLKVIHTPGHSKDSICLIGDGKIFSGDTLFVGNCGRIDLPGGSAKELYHSLFDILYSLDDNLVLYSGHNYGHSETSTIGQEKMTNMVMQKRTEQQFLDMMGQ; encoded by the coding sequence ATTGGAAATGAAGCCATGGCTGAATCTACTAAAGCTCCTATTATTCAACATGAAAATTCAGAATTAAAACATGATATTACTGTAAAAGATGGAGATGTAATTGAATTTGGAAATTCAAAACTAAAAGTTATTCATACTCCTGGTCATTCAAAGGACAGTATTTGTTTGATAGGTGATGGAAAAATTTTTTCAGGTGATACTTTGTTTGTAGGAAATTGTGGTCGTATTGATTTGCCTGGTGGTAGTGCAAAGGAACTCTATCATAGTCTGTTTGATATTCTTTATTCATTAGATGATAATTTGGTTCTGTATTCTGGGCACAATTATGGTCATTCAGAGACATCTACAATAGGGCAAGAAAAAATGACAAACATGGTCATGCAAAAACGTACTGAACAACAATTTCTTGATATGATGGGTCAGTGA
- the cobT gene encoding nicotinate mononucleotide-dependent phosphoribosyltransferase CobT produces the protein MEDFELSGNVNLAQTFIDSVKSGRTLFSFVISYTETSEIPGITFAGADKDSIQFTPPADAEYLHYGYCKTIDKIPMTPDGKPTPGLLTKTALESASISHLTINAGSKIVPKLPFIESGLPFGKNISIQDAMTDSIVSHAVEYGQILGRSLASLTDCLVIGECIPGGTTTALALLKAFDYDAKVSSSIPDNPVELKNRIVTSALERIDSDHPYSIVAKVGDPMIPFVAGMLSSASSISKVMLAGGTQMAAVLAFASKIGFNEENTAIGTTSYITNDKTANFKELVQNIADIPIISVDPGMKNSKFSGLKAFSEGFAKEGVGAGGSIISSMLKTGNNSEKFLDLVEKEYQRLFT, from the coding sequence TTGGAAGATTTTGAATTATCTGGAAATGTTAATCTGGCTCAAACCTTTATAGATTCTGTAAAATCCGGCAGGACCCTTTTTTCGTTTGTTATATCATATACAGAAACATCTGAAATTCCTGGAATAACTTTTGCTGGTGCTGATAAGGATTCGATTCAGTTTACTCCTCCAGCTGACGCAGAATATTTGCATTATGGATATTGTAAAACTATTGACAAAATTCCAATGACTCCTGATGGAAAACCTACCCCTGGTTTGTTAACTAAAACCGCTCTAGAATCTGCAAGTATTTCTCATCTGACAATTAATGCTGGAAGTAAAATCGTACCCAAATTACCTTTTATTGAATCAGGTTTGCCTTTTGGAAAAAATATATCAATTCAAGATGCTATGACTGATTCTATAGTTTCTCATGCAGTTGAATATGGACAAATTCTTGGAAGAAGTTTGGCATCATTGACTGATTGTTTGGTGATTGGTGAATGTATTCCTGGTGGAACTACAACTGCTTTGGCTTTACTAAAAGCGTTTGATTATGATGCTAAAGTAAGCTCAAGCATACCTGATAATCCTGTTGAATTAAAGAACCGAATTGTAACGTCTGCTCTTGAAAGAATAGATTCTGATCATCCCTATAGTATTGTTGCAAAAGTTGGTGATCCTATGATTCCATTTGTTGCAGGAATGCTGAGCTCTGCTTCTAGCATATCTAAAGTGATGTTGGCCGGTGGAACACAAATGGCTGCTGTTTTGGCCTTTGCATCCAAAATTGGATTTAATGAAGAAAACACTGCAATTGGAACTACATCTTATATCACAAATGATAAAACTGCAAATTTCAAAGAACTTGTTCAAAATATTGCAGACATTCCTATAATTTCTGTAGATCCAGGTATGAAAAACTCAAAATTTTCTGGACTGAAGGCCTTTTCTGAGGGATTCGCAAAAGAAGGTGTGGGAGCAGGTGGTAGTATTATTTCTTCGATGCTAAAAACTGGAAATAACTCTGAAAAATTTTTGGATTTGGTTGAAAAAGAATATCAAAGATTGTTTACTTGA
- the glmS gene encoding glutamine--fructose-6-phosphate transaminase (isomerizing), protein MCSIIGYYGNEVAAPIIVKGLKRMEYRGYDSVGVATESENQIELKKGIGKVHEVNSKVQLETLPGKIGIGHTRWATHGKVTEVNAHPHPSNSGKIAIVHNGIIENFEDLKKQLESDGYVFKSETDSEIIANVLQKNYEQSNNVKEAIQKTVSELKGHYAFVAMFEKGQIAAARFHEPLIIGVGKEDFFLSSDVLGFIEFTDNAIYMENGTFVILDKNKLEILDFGGEQTKYEITKVSREFGDAYKGDYAHFTLKEIYEQPETILKAGEKTSDAIEKATDYIKHAKNIYITGSGTSYNSALIAKQILSKYVKIKAEPIMASELQFSPNAIEENSILIAISQSGESADVLEAVKIAKNTNCKIIGIVNLLTSSLAREADVVIGLNCGPEIGVAATKSFTSQLVILYKIVQRLSNNDITIDFEDFAKSISKTLDNPTYIQKIAKDLKEVSDIYILGRGINYPIATESALKLKELTYIHAEGIAGGELKHGPLALMDSKVFVIILNPNDSTYSDTLTSAREIKARGAKIIGVSDVKSDVYDYWIEMPKINEVLYPISEIIPIQLLSYYAALEKDTDPDYPRNLAKSVTVK, encoded by the coding sequence ATGTGTTCAATTATCGGTTATTATGGAAATGAGGTTGCAGCACCCATTATCGTAAAAGGGCTAAAGAGAATGGAATACAGAGGGTATGACAGTGTAGGAGTTGCAACAGAATCAGAAAATCAGATTGAGCTGAAAAAAGGTATTGGAAAAGTACACGAGGTAAATTCAAAAGTTCAGTTAGAAACATTGCCGGGAAAAATTGGAATAGGCCATACTAGATGGGCAACACATGGAAAAGTCACAGAGGTAAATGCCCACCCACATCCTAGTAACTCAGGCAAAATTGCAATTGTACATAATGGAATTATAGAAAATTTTGAGGATTTGAAAAAACAATTAGAAAGCGATGGATATGTTTTCAAAAGTGAAACAGACAGCGAGATTATTGCAAATGTACTTCAAAAAAATTATGAACAATCAAATAACGTCAAAGAGGCAATTCAAAAAACAGTTTCAGAACTAAAAGGACATTATGCATTTGTTGCAATGTTTGAAAAGGGTCAAATAGCAGCTGCAAGATTTCATGAACCATTAATTATAGGAGTAGGAAAAGAAGATTTCTTTTTGTCAAGTGATGTTTTAGGATTCATCGAGTTTACGGATAACGCTATTTACATGGAGAATGGAACCTTTGTAATACTAGACAAAAACAAATTAGAAATTTTAGATTTTGGCGGAGAACAAACAAAATACGAAATTACTAAAGTTTCAAGAGAATTTGGAGATGCATACAAAGGAGATTATGCGCATTTCACACTAAAAGAAATTTACGAGCAGCCCGAAACAATTTTGAAAGCAGGGGAAAAAACTAGTGATGCTATTGAAAAAGCAACAGATTACATCAAACATGCTAAAAATATCTACATAACTGGAAGTGGGACAAGTTACAATTCAGCATTAATTGCAAAGCAGATTCTGTCAAAATATGTAAAAATCAAGGCTGAACCAATTATGGCCAGTGAACTTCAATTTTCACCAAATGCCATTGAAGAAAATTCTATTCTAATTGCAATATCCCAAAGCGGAGAGAGTGCAGATGTCTTAGAAGCAGTAAAAATTGCAAAAAATACAAATTGCAAAATTATTGGAATTGTTAATTTATTGACATCTTCACTTGCACGAGAGGCAGATGTCGTAATTGGTTTGAATTGTGGTCCAGAAATTGGAGTGGCCGCAACAAAGAGTTTCACGTCACAACTTGTAATATTATACAAAATCGTGCAGAGGTTAAGCAATAATGACATAACAATTGATTTTGAAGATTTCGCAAAATCTATTTCAAAAACATTGGACAATCCAACATACATTCAGAAAATTGCAAAAGACTTGAAAGAGGTTTCAGATATTTACATTTTAGGACGTGGAATAAACTATCCAATTGCAACAGAATCAGCATTAAAACTCAAAGAATTGACATACATTCATGCAGAAGGGATAGCTGGAGGAGAATTAAAACACGGACCACTTGCATTAATGGATTCCAAAGTATTTGTGATAATTCTAAATCCAAATGATTCAACCTATTCAGATACTCTTACCAGTGCAAGAGAAATCAAAGCACGTGGAGCAAAAATAATTGGGGTCTCAGATGTAAAAAGTGATGTTTATGACTACTGGATTGAAATGCCAAAAATCAACGAAGTTTTGTATCCAATTTCAGAGATAATTCCAATTCAATTATTATCATATTATGCAGCACTTGAAAAAGATACAGATCCAGACTATCCAAGAAATCTTGCAAAATCAGTTACAGTCAAGTAA
- a CDS encoding 30S ribosomal protein S4, producing the protein MGDPKYPRRNWRKPKRPLNYELKMEELKTLGTFGLRTKRELWKAHTELSRVRHQARSLLALGQEIRAEKEPILMKSLARIGLVSADATLDDVLNLNAEDLLSRRLQTIVTKKLGFKTPYQARQAVIHGHIMIGERKVDIPSYTVTVEEENSVHFAPESKIPEMLEKTKTETPVEEAVESTEETATETTETSAEKPKDDSSSTEEKNS; encoded by the coding sequence ATGGGAGATCCAAAATATCCACGTAGAAATTGGAGAAAACCAAAGAGACCTCTCAATTATGAATTAAAAATGGAAGAGTTGAAAACTCTTGGAACATTTGGATTAAGAACTAAAAGGGAATTATGGAAAGCACATACTGAATTATCCAGAGTGAGACACCAAGCAAGGTCATTACTTGCTTTAGGACAAGAAATCAGAGCAGAGAAAGAACCAATTCTAATGAAATCATTAGCAAGAATAGGACTAGTTAGTGCAGATGCAACATTGGATGATGTATTGAATTTGAATGCAGAAGATTTACTTTCAAGAAGATTACAAACTATTGTTACAAAAAAACTAGGATTCAAAACTCCATATCAAGCAAGACAAGCGGTAATTCATGGTCACATCATGATTGGTGAAAGAAAGGTGGACATTCCATCATATACAGTTACAGTAGAAGAGGAGAATAGTGTTCATTTCGCACCAGAATCAAAAATTCCAGAAATGCTAGAAAAAACAAAAACTGAAACTCCAGTTGAAGAAGCAGTGGAATCTACTGAAGAGACAGCAACTGAAACCACAGAAACATCTGCTGAAAAACCAAAAGATGATAGTTCTTCAACAGAAGAGAAGAATAGTTAG
- a CDS encoding 30S ribosomal protein S13, with protein sequence MSTQEYRHIVRIVGNDIPGERKMLVGLTQIKGIGYNFATAILDTLKIDSNSNIGHLSEENVQAIEKLISNPIEGNFPAWFLNRRKDIETGTNLHLLTSDIPFTLRNDIERERITASWRGYRHLSGLKVRGQRTRTSGRKGGAVGVAKGGMAAPAKKSSDAPAAAAAPAAETSPAAAAAPATEKAPAEKKE encoded by the coding sequence TTGAGCACTCAAGAATATAGACACATTGTCAGGATTGTGGGAAATGATATCCCAGGAGAAAGGAAAATGCTTGTAGGGTTAACCCAGATCAAGGGCATAGGGTATAATTTTGCCACAGCAATTCTAGATACATTAAAAATTGATTCAAATTCTAACATAGGCCACCTTTCTGAGGAAAATGTTCAAGCAATTGAAAAATTAATCTCAAACCCAATTGAAGGTAATTTTCCAGCATGGTTCCTTAATAGAAGAAAAGATATTGAGACAGGGACCAATTTACATTTGTTAACATCAGATATTCCATTTACATTAAGAAACGATATTGAAAGAGAAAGAATCACCGCAAGTTGGAGAGGTTATCGTCATCTTAGTGGTCTCAAGGTAAGAGGTCAGAGAACAAGAACATCTGGTAGAAAAGGAGGAGCAGTAGGTGTTGCAAAAGGTGGCATGGCAGCTCCCGCAAAGAAATCATCTGACGCACCAGCAGCTGCAGCAGCTCCCGCAGCAGAAACATCTCCAGCAGCTGCAGCAGCTCCCGCAACAGAAAAAGCTCCAGCGGAGAAAAAAGAATAG
- a CDS encoding multicopper oxidase domain-containing protein: MILLISITAVLSTLVVFPAITEAQLEEKTFVTHSGAVVRTSGEIIDPLYTVSTVEFDPDEFLRNFEYGRVSLSETGQTIREYTIIAEDDGIQEISPGVFYNVWTFNGTVPGPTIRATEGDLLRIHFINNGSKEHTMHFHGIHPAGMDGVFEPVGGNGGQFVYEFEAGPVGVHPYHCHVMPLEEHIVHGLYGVFIVDPKEGRAPADEMVMVLNGLDTDFDTENNFYAANTIPFYYQHHPIQINTNELIRVYVVNMVEFDPINNLHLHGNLYKYYPTGTDIVPSFYTDMITLSQTERGIMEFEYDYPGKYLFHAHKVEFSEKGWVGIFLVRDNPTDNDREIEYGT; this comes from the coding sequence ATGATTTTGCTTATTTCTATAACTGCTGTTCTTTCCACTCTTGTAGTTTTTCCAGCAATCACTGAGGCTCAGTTAGAAGAAAAAACATTTGTTACTCACTCAGGTGCTGTTGTAAGAACTTCTGGAGAAATAATTGATCCACTTTACACTGTTTCAACAGTAGAATTTGATCCTGATGAATTTTTACGAAACTTTGAGTATGGTAGAGTGTCTTTATCTGAAACTGGTCAAACTATCAGAGAATATACCATAATTGCAGAAGATGATGGAATACAAGAAATTTCTCCAGGTGTATTTTACAACGTTTGGACTTTTAATGGAACTGTACCTGGGCCGACAATAAGAGCAACTGAAGGTGATCTTCTTAGAATCCACTTTATCAATAACGGCTCAAAAGAGCATACGATGCATTTTCATGGTATTCATCCTGCTGGAATGGACGGTGTCTTTGAACCCGTAGGTGGAAATGGTGGGCAATTTGTTTATGAATTTGAGGCAGGTCCTGTTGGTGTACATCCTTATCATTGTCATGTCATGCCACTTGAAGAACACATTGTACATGGTCTGTATGGTGTCTTTATTGTGGATCCAAAAGAAGGACGTGCGCCTGCTGATGAAATGGTTATGGTTTTAAACGGACTTGATACTGATTTTGACACTGAAAATAATTTCTATGCTGCAAATACAATTCCATTTTATTATCAGCACCATCCAATTCAAATCAACACCAATGAATTAATTCGAGTTTATGTTGTCAACATGGTGGAGTTTGATCCAATTAACAATCTTCATTTGCATGGAAATCTGTACAAATACTATCCGACAGGAACCGATATTGTTCCGTCATTTTATACTGATATGATAACCCTATCACAAACTGAGCGCGGAATTATGGAGTTTGAATATGACTATCCTGGAAAATATTTGTTCCATGCACATAAGGTGGAGTTTTCAGAAAAAGGCTGGGTTGGAATTTTCCTTGTAAGGGATAATCCAACAGATAATGATCGGGAAATAGAATATGGAACTTAG
- a CDS encoding ZIP family metal transporter has translation MELSSKSSKAKVIASGIIPFIFVIIMMAYIFGPGADLLDLGIPLPEITIEKVEFVDSEIQATVRNTGPIPVEVVMADVNDRIQPAAVEPDRFLERYETTLVRIPFEWNEAEPYIIGITIDDGTRFEKEIEAAAPALHPTLDLAVFFAIIGTYVGIIPVMIGLLWLPFIKKISKSKYHFFLALTAGLLLFLAFDSIEEAVEVSDENLAGSFNGTLLVATVVVLAFLGLYYSGEKLVQRASSSKLAKPVAIALMISIGIGLHNFGEGLAIGAAVGLGSIAFSTFLIVGFALHNTTEGIAIAAPMSRGKLMVGKLATMGMIAGAPAIFGAWMGGFVYSSFSSVIFLAIGAGAIFQVIVVLMKWLREEGDKNLSSAPVASGFAVGMLVMYLTSILV, from the coding sequence ATGGAACTTAGTAGTAAGTCTTCAAAGGCAAAAGTAATTGCAAGTGGAATAATTCCTTTTATTTTTGTAATTATTATGATGGCATATATTTTTGGACCAGGCGCTGATTTACTTGATTTAGGAATTCCTCTACCTGAAATAACTATTGAAAAAGTAGAATTTGTAGATTCTGAAATCCAAGCAACTGTTAGAAACACGGGCCCTATTCCAGTCGAAGTGGTTATGGCTGACGTCAATGATAGAATTCAACCTGCGGCTGTAGAACCTGATAGGTTTCTAGAAAGATATGAAACCACACTTGTTAGAATTCCTTTTGAGTGGAATGAAGCAGAACCTTACATAATTGGAATAACGATTGATGATGGGACTAGATTTGAAAAAGAAATTGAGGCTGCAGCTCCTGCATTACATCCAACATTAGATCTTGCAGTGTTTTTTGCAATTATTGGTACATATGTTGGGATTATACCTGTAATGATTGGACTTCTTTGGTTACCTTTTATCAAAAAAATCAGTAAATCGAAATACCATTTCTTTTTAGCTCTGACTGCTGGACTTTTACTTTTTCTAGCCTTTGATTCTATAGAAGAGGCCGTTGAAGTTTCTGATGAAAATTTAGCTGGTAGCTTTAATGGCACACTACTTGTTGCAACTGTTGTTGTTTTGGCTTTCTTGGGATTGTATTACTCTGGAGAAAAACTAGTGCAAAGGGCAAGTTCATCAAAACTTGCAAAACCTGTTGCAATAGCTCTGATGATTTCAATAGGAATTGGATTGCACAATTTTGGTGAGGGATTAGCAATTGGTGCTGCAGTCGGCCTAGGATCTATTGCATTTAGTACATTTTTGATCGTTGGATTTGCGCTTCATAACACTACCGAAGGAATTGCTATTGCAGCGCCAATGTCGAGAGGAAAACTAATGGTTGGAAAACTTGCTACTATGGGAATGATTGCTGGTGCCCCTGCAATTTTTGGCGCTTGGATGGGTGGATTTGTTTACTCCTCATTTTCATCTGTGATATTTCTTGCAATTGGTGCTGGTGCAATCTTTCAAGTCATTGTGGTGTTGATGAAATGGTTGCGAGAAGAAGGCGATAAAAATCTCTCTAGCGCACCTGTCGCATCTGGATTTGCTGTAGGAATGCTGGTGATGTATCTGACAAGCATTTTGGTCTAG
- a CDS encoding cation diffusion facilitator family transporter yields MFVQRTRVLQISLVAIFSAFVVELVFGLVSNSLALITDSIHALLDSVVTLVLLLAARMAIKPPDAEHTYGHGKIESLGGLIGGIAIFLIACFFIYESIHRIQSPPASILPGMFAIIGGVYTIGVDIFRIILLRRSIQKIGGTTLKADFYHAFMDLGSTLIAIIGIVLVSYGFYYGDFVAALILGGLLAVLSVKLVYKTALDLTDIISPESVKNVRDIAVSTQGVIDAGPILMRRSGDTIFADVTISLRGDTSFDNAHEISSNVEKNIKNKISNASITIHFEPDWEDVPLDAKILDIAKNVKGVRGVHNVSTHKTKGKTFSNLHVMVDREKNLADAHKISEIIEQKIYDNIPEIEHATIHLEPFVTIPENLNLEDKATEQKIKRILEKYPEIKKIGRIVSLDFENILKIDIDCSFDKELSIEKVHDLTSEIEHIIRTEIKNAVITIHPEPD; encoded by the coding sequence ATGTTTGTACAAAGAACTAGAGTTTTACAGATTTCGCTTGTAGCTATTTTTTCTGCATTTGTAGTAGAGTTAGTTTTCGGACTTGTCTCCAATAGTTTGGCACTAATTACAGACAGCATTCATGCGTTATTGGACAGTGTAGTTACTCTTGTTTTGTTGTTGGCAGCAAGAATGGCAATAAAGCCTCCTGATGCAGAACATACCTACGGACATGGAAAAATTGAGTCATTAGGAGGATTGATTGGGGGAATAGCAATTTTTTTGATTGCATGTTTTTTCATTTACGAATCAATTCACAGAATACAGAGTCCTCCAGCAAGTATACTTCCAGGAATGTTTGCAATAATCGGAGGAGTGTACACAATAGGAGTAGATATTTTTAGAATAATTCTATTACGTAGATCAATTCAAAAAATAGGTGGGACAACTCTCAAAGCAGATTTCTATCATGCATTTATGGATCTTGGTTCAACATTAATTGCAATTATTGGAATTGTTTTGGTATCATATGGTTTCTATTATGGAGACTTTGTTGCAGCATTAATTTTAGGGGGATTGTTAGCTGTACTTAGTGTAAAACTGGTTTACAAAACAGCTCTTGATTTGACAGACATCATATCACCAGAAAGTGTAAAGAATGTAAGAGATATTGCCGTGTCAACTCAAGGTGTGATTGATGCAGGACCCATACTAATGAGACGTTCAGGTGATACAATATTTGCAGATGTTACAATATCATTAAGAGGAGATACTAGTTTTGACAATGCACATGAGATAAGTAGTAATGTTGAGAAAAATATCAAAAATAAAATTTCAAATGCTTCGATAACTATTCATTTTGAACCAGATTGGGAAGACGTGCCACTAGATGCTAAAATTCTAGATATTGCTAAAAATGTAAAGGGGGTAAGAGGAGTGCACAATGTAAGTACCCATAAAACCAAGGGAAAAACATTTTCTAATTTACATGTAATGGTAGATAGAGAAAAAAATCTAGCAGACGCTCACAAAATCTCTGAAATTATAGAACAGAAAATTTATGACAATATTCCAGAGATAGAACATGCCACAATTCATTTAGAACCATTTGTTACAATACCAGAAAATCTCAACTTGGAAGATAAAGCCACTGAACAGAAAATAAAAAGAATTTTGGAAAAATATCCTGAAATTAAGAAAATAGGAAGAATAGTGTCATTAGATTTTGAAAACATACTCAAAATAGATATTGATTGTTCATTTGACAAAGAATTGTCAATTGAGAAAGTTCATGACTTGACATCAGAAATAGAGCACATCATAAGAACTGAAATCAAGAATGCAGTGATAACAATACATCCAGAACCAGACTAG